The Mycolicibacterium flavescens genome has a segment encoding these proteins:
- the phoU_1 gene encoding phosphate uptake regulator PhoU, with amino-acid sequence MRTAYHEQLEALTTQLGEMCGLAGAAMERATQALLQADLVLAEQVITDHEQIAQMSARAEESAFVLLALQAPVAGDLRAIVGSIQIVADVDRMGALALHVAKIARRRHPQHALPEEVNGYFAEMGRLAVELGNSAQEVLVTRDPEKAARIGEEDDAMDDLHRHLFTVLMDREWKHGVAAAVDVTLLGRFYERFADHAVEVARRVIFQVTGKHPTEVDMPASR; translated from the coding sequence CGGAGAGATGTGCGGGCTGGCGGGCGCGGCGATGGAGCGCGCCACCCAGGCCCTGCTGCAAGCCGATCTCGTGCTGGCCGAACAGGTCATCACCGACCACGAACAGATCGCCCAGATGAGCGCACGGGCCGAGGAGTCGGCGTTCGTGCTGCTCGCCTTGCAGGCGCCGGTGGCGGGCGACCTTCGGGCCATCGTCGGTTCGATCCAGATCGTCGCCGACGTGGACCGTATGGGTGCCCTCGCGCTGCACGTCGCCAAGATCGCCCGTCGCCGCCACCCCCAGCATGCGCTGCCCGAAGAGGTGAACGGATACTTCGCCGAGATGGGCCGTCTCGCGGTGGAATTGGGCAACAGCGCCCAGGAGGTCCTGGTGACCCGCGACCCCGAGAAGGCCGCGCGCATCGGAGAAGAAGACGATGCGATGGACGACCTGCACCGCCACTTGTTCACGGTGTTGATGGATCGGGAGTGGAAGCACGGCGTGGCGGCCGCAGTGGATGTGACCCTGCTCGGTCGCTTCTACGAGCGGTTCGCCGACCACGCCGTCGAAGTCGCCCGGCGGGTGATCTTCCAGGTCACCGGTAAGCACCCCACCGAAGTGGATATGCCCGCGTCGCGGTGA